The following proteins are encoded in a genomic region of alpha proteobacterium U9-1i:
- a CDS encoding LSU ribosomal protein L1p yields MTKTTKRMAKSHVSIDSRKLHTLDEAVKLIKERATTGKGGAKFDETIEVSMNLGVDPKYPDQQVRGVVSLPNGTGRTARVAVFAKDKKADEARAAGADIVGADDLFETINGGKIDFDRLIATPDLMALVGRLGKVLGPRGLMPNPKVGTVTMDVTKAVKDAKGGAVEFRVEKAGIIQAGIGKASFSEDQIKQNAKAFIDAVVKAKPTGAKGTFVKKVAMSSTMGPGVRIDPSNATAQG; encoded by the coding sequence ATGACCAAGACCACAAAGCGCATGGCCAAGAGCCACGTCTCGATCGACAGCCGCAAGCTGCACACGCTCGACGAAGCGGTGAAGCTGATCAAAGAACGCGCCACCACCGGCAAGGGCGGTGCGAAGTTCGACGAGACCATCGAAGTCTCGATGAACCTTGGCGTTGACCCGAAATATCCGGACCAGCAGGTCCGCGGCGTCGTCTCGTTGCCGAATGGCACCGGCCGCACCGCGCGCGTCGCTGTGTTCGCGAAGGACAAGAAGGCTGACGAAGCTCGCGCCGCCGGCGCCGACATCGTCGGCGCGGACGATCTGTTCGAAACCATCAATGGCGGCAAGATCGATTTCGATCGCTTGATCGCCACGCCGGACCTGATGGCCCTCGTCGGCCGTCTCGGCAAGGTGTTGGGCCCGCGCGGCCTGATGCCGAACCCAAAGGTTGGCACGGTGACGATGGACGTCACCAAGGCGGTGAAGGACGCCAAAGGCGGCGCGGTTGAATTCCGCGTCGAAAAGGCGGGCATCATCCAAGCCGGCATCGGCAAGGCGAGCTTCTCCGAAGATCAGATCAAGCAAAATGCCAAGGCGTTCATCGATGCCGTGGTGAAGGCCAAGCCGACGGGCGCGAAAGGCACCTTCGTCAAGAAGGTCGCCATGAGCTCCACCATGGGCCCGGGCGTTCGCATCGATCCGTCAAACGCCACCGCGCAAGGCTGA
- a CDS encoding LSU ribosomal protein L11p: MAKKVLGQIKLQVPAGAANPSPPIGPALGQRGLNIMEFCKGFNARTQDMTKGDPCPVVITYYQDKSFTFEIKTPPASFLIKKAAKMATAKKPGSGSKTPGINIVGRITMAQCKDIAKAKGKDLNAADLDQAAKMIAGTARSMGVEVVE, from the coding sequence ATGGCGAAGAAGGTACTGGGGCAGATTAAGCTCCAAGTGCCGGCCGGGGCGGCGAATCCGTCTCCCCCGATCGGCCCCGCGCTCGGTCAGCGCGGCTTGAACATCATGGAATTCTGCAAGGGCTTTAACGCCCGGACGCAAGACATGACCAAGGGCGACCCGTGCCCGGTCGTGATCACCTATTACCAGGACAAAAGCTTCACCTTCGAGATCAAGACGCCGCCGGCGTCGTTCCTGATCAAGAAGGCGGCGAAGATGGCGACGGCTAAGAAGCCAGGCTCTGGCTCCAAGACGCCGGGCATCAACATTGTCGGCCGCATCACCATGGCGCAGTGCAAGGACATCGCCAAAGCTAAGGGCAAGGACCTGAACGCTGCCGATCTCGACCAAGCGGCGAAGATGATCGCCGGCACCGCCCGCTCGATGGGCGTGGAAGTGGTGGAGTAG